One window of the Penaeus monodon isolate SGIC_2016 chromosome 1, NSTDA_Pmon_1, whole genome shotgun sequence genome contains the following:
- the LOC119574311 gene encoding zinc finger CCCH domain-containing protein 18-like, producing the protein MDTQNRRGTCPSPDAGTESAKSHDGGGCHPARPRSSSPRSSSPRSSSPRSSSPSPGPGLPRPPPAGARSAAEEDPPRACGEGRAAGTPAPPRARPSRARRPGCGPAPACPRRPRKASRGHREPRRLRGRERFTRGLGRKASRPPARPRSLPALRALTSCSKTSLGGSTPSAPTAGEIRQGQQRGSTDTLGHGTNDVTRSPRAISWPPREPRAAPDLNGEALPGGVERPRFSKSSKNVKYVNGVTVANACLFTRGAGEGSGKMGVLKLPQNQQGLLRAMLSAVTRVQASAVQKSA; encoded by the exons ATGGATACACAGAACAG GCGAGGGACGTGCCCTTCGCCCGACGCGGGCACGGAAAGCGCCAAATCACATGACGGCGGCGGCTGTCACCCCGCGCGGCCCAGGTCCTCCTCGCCCAGGTCCTCCTCGCCCAGGTCCTCCTCGCCCAGGTCCTCCTCGCCCAGTCCTGGCCCTGGCCTGCCCCGCCCTCCCCCAGCAGGAGCCCGCAGCGCGGCCGAGGAGGATCCCCCGAGGGCGTGCGGCGAGGGCAGGGCAGCTGGCACTCCCGCCCCGCCCCGTGCCCGGCCCTCCCGCGCCCGCCGTCCAGGCTGCGGCCCCGCCCCGGCCTGCCCGCGGAGGCCGAGGAAGGCGTCGCGCGGCCACCGAGAGCCTCGTCGCCTCCGAGGCCGCGAGAGATTCACCCGCGGCCTCGGCAGGAAGGCctcgcgcccgcccgcccgcccccgctCCCTGCCCGCCCTCCGCGCCCTTACCTCCTGCTCGAAGACTTCCCTGGGCGGTTCCACCCCGTCGGCCCCCACAGCGGGCGAGATTCGGCAGGGGCAGCAGCGCGGCTCCACGGACACCCTCGGCCACGGAACGAATGACGTCACTCGCAGCCCGCGCGCCATCTCTTGGCCGCCCCGGGAACCTCGCGCGGCGCCAGATTTGAATGGGGAGGCTCTCCCAGGGG GTGTCGAGCGTCCAAGATTCTCAAAGTCAAGTAAAAATGTCAAATATGTCAATGGTGTCACAGTTGCCAATGCGTGTCTTTTCACACGCGGCGCTGGCGAAGGCAG CGGGAAAATGGGCGTCCTCAAGCTTCCCCAGAACCAGCAGGGGCTGTTGCGCGCCATGCTGAGTGCAGTAACCCGGGTACAGGCCTCGGCA